One window of Hypanus sabinus isolate sHypSab1 chromosome 10, sHypSab1.hap1, whole genome shotgun sequence genomic DNA carries:
- the LOC132400247 gene encoding 4-galactosyl-N-acetylglucosaminide 3-alpha-L-fucosyltransferase 9-like, translating into MMSTHKGILHTLLISIIILGCLVTLLLLYVKPSNSWIYAPMESATSILRMKNIFASQQEDNATIVLIWLWPFGQTFELNSCESEFNIRDCRLTVDKNLYNKSHAILIHHRDINADFSNLPTQPRPIFQKWVWMNLESPTHTPKKTELDRLFNLTLTYRRDSDIPVPYGSLSINKVPLAFELPSKSSLVCWIVSNWNSEHARVKYYNELYKYVEINTYGQAFGEYLSNIDFIPTISKCKFYLSFENSIHEDYITEKLYNALFAGSVPVVLGPPRENYENYIPADSFIHVDDFLSPKELADYLHMLDSNEDLYMNYFKWRKYYTVRRTRFWAEHACSVCEHIQQHKEYKTLSSLEKWFWD; encoded by the coding sequence ATGATGTCAACTCATAAAGGAATTTTACATACCTTGTTAATTTCCATCATTATTTTGGGCTGCCTGGTAACTTTGTTGTTACTCTATGTTAAACCATCTAACAGCTGGATATATGCTCCCATGGAATCTGCCACCTCTATTCTACGCATGAAAAACATCTTTGCTTCACAACAAGAGGACAATGCAACTATTGTGCTCATTTGGCTGTGGCCCTTCGGTCAGACTTTTGAGCTCAATTCTTGTGAATCGGAGTTCAACATCCGTGACTGTCGCTTGACGGTGGATAAGAACCTGTATAACAAATCCCACGCTATCCTTATCCATCACCGGGACATCAATGCAGATTTTTCCAACCTACCCACACAGCCTCGGCCAATATTCCAGAAGTGGGTTTGGATGAATTTGGAGTCACCTACTCACACTCCAAAGAAGACTGAGCTTGACAGACTCTTCAATCTGACATTGACCTATCGAAGGGACTCAGATATCCCAGTACCTTATGGATCACTATCAATTAATAAAGTTCCGTTGGCCTTTGAATTGCCAAGTAAAAGCAGTCTAGTGTGTTGGATTGTCAGCAACTGGAACTCTGAACATGCCAGAGTCAAATATTACAATGAACTCTACAAGTATGTTGAAATCAACACATACGGTCAAGCTTTTGGAGAATATCTGAGCAATATTGATTttatcccaacaatatccaaaTGCAAGTTCTATCTTTCCTTTGAAAACTCGATACATGAAGATTACATCACTGAAAAACTCTACAATGCTCTTTTTGCAGGGAGTGTCCCTGTGGTCCTGGGCCCACCCAGGGAAAACTATGAAAATTATATTCCAGCCGATTCCTTCATTCATGTGGATGACTTCCTGTCGCCGAAAGAGCTGGCCGACTACCTTCACATGCTGGATAGCAATGAAGATTTATACATGAACTACTTCAAATGGAGGAAATATTATACAGTGAGGAGGACTCGTTTCTGGGCTGAACACGCGTGTTCTGTCTGTGAACATATTCAGCAACATAAAGAATATAAAACCCTCTCCAGTTTGGAGAAATGGTTTTGGGACTGA